One Saccharomycodes ludwigii strain NBRC 1722 chromosome VI, whole genome shotgun sequence DNA segment encodes these proteins:
- the MRP8 gene encoding Mrp8p (similar to Saccharomyces cerevisiae YKL142W | MRP8 | Mitochondrial Ribosomal Protein), whose product MSNNNEIEKLKRQIVELQDLVQRQNKVISKTGQSVLEMRVDMQKAAIRELPDINPNNLFSNFATAKSGTSTNSKFDPSDFVTNEDIVQLVGELQGQLDAIEERNIKRIVNSTKKDLKDYVAPLTNADGDNPVDLTDDKLFPKTVGDFKNMDNITLYQLAKFYELLPATVKDQQNFENFLEGKMQDFHITESLTKEQIEREIKNNFRSEEDLNDVFNDLARFLGLTLRRGTDAW is encoded by the coding sequence ATGTCTAACAACAAcgaaattgaaaaattaaaaagacaAATTGTTGAATTACAGGATTTGGTTCAAAGACAAAACAAAgttatttcaaaaacagGCCAGTCCGTTTTAGAAATGCGAGTAGATATGCAAAAGGCTGCCATTAGAGAATTACCAGATATTAATccaaataatctttttagCAACTTTGCCACAGCAAAAAGCGGTACTAGTACCAACTCAAAATTCGACCCTTCAGATTTTGTTACTAATGAAGACATAGTTCAATTAGTAGGTGAATTACAAGGCCAATTAGATGCTATTgaagaaagaaatattaaaagaatagTTAATTCCactaaaaaagatttaaaagattatgTTGCACCTTTAACTAATGCAGATGGTGACAATCCAGTTGACTTGACGGATGACAAATTATTTCCCAAAACTGTAGGCGATTTTAAGAACATGGACAATATAACCCTATACCAATTGGCTAAATTTTACGAGTTATTGCCAGCTACAGTCAAGGACCAgcaaaattttgaaaattttttggaGGGAAAAATGCAGGATTTCCATATAACCGAATCTTTGACGAAGGAACAAATTGAACGAGAAATCAAGAATAATTTTAGGTCCGAAGAAGACTTGAATGATGTGTTTAATGACTTAGCCAGATTTTTGGGCTTAACTTTAAGAAGAGGGACCGATGCATGGTAA
- the NOP9 gene encoding RNA-binding RNA processing protein NOP9 (similar to Saccharomyces cerevisiae YJL010C | NOP9 | NucleOlar Protein) produces MGKTRGRRLQKKQKETEFQPATGKDQESYSDGNSATADNNDDYSNNQYNEDEPSNSNRNGPNTFFGVLDTQELEYFKQAESTIAIDTFENEEEKNIFINSVIEESRGKELKLATSQICSKLMERLILESDGIQLKKIFKSFDGFFYNISCQKYSSHVLETLLVRSTALVEKELLTPSFEIEQDTGADQAVFAPMESMFLFMLNELKPKMKEMISHQYASHVFRLIVLILSSKKLPSSTMANSTLRSKKSKIARKMIDLKDNDDFNKTYQTPDSFKLELKEIFQKLYFDFTSKDNSVTSTNITKFRELCVDKIASPVIQLIIQTEGIFDRDRKFWFLIFSKSPEKDPKEESFTEYLLSDAVGSHFLQNCISFTKPKYATRLYNLYMKDRVVKLSKRDTTGAYVIQSCLQNLGDSQVKEILGQIVPELSIILNSNIDFGIEVINASVKEGDFMKPEIVSQLIKKYYPSNNNKDEDNGNNILESCLLLNSSTLGNTKDDWPTAEERRRSIFLEKLIDYDDTFLNITIESMLKLPKERFLQMCYHGVFSHVVESILQVKRVDTLKRKLLLNILCTDIVGLSCNAYGSHIVDKLWEFTSKLTLYKERIAKSLDEESPKIKNSGYGKKVWKNWNMETYVRKNWDWKRIIREHDLEVFPDSKPLQPKRKFSKDVNGDSKRTDNKRRRK; encoded by the coding sequence ATGGGTAAAACAAGAGGTAGAAGATTGCAGAAGAAACAAAAGGAAACAGAATTTCAACCAGCTACTGGTAAAGATCAAGAATCTTACTCGGATGGAAATAGTGCTACTGCTGATAACAACGATGACTACAGCAACAATCAATACAATGAAGATGAACCATCCAACTCTAATAGAAATGGTCCAAACACTTTTTTTGGGGTATTAGATACACAAGAATTGGAATATTTCAAACAAGCTGAATCTACAATTGCGATTGATACCTTTGAGAATgaggaagaaaagaatatatttataaatagtGTTATTGAAGAATCAAGGGGcaaagaattaaaattagCCACCTCTCAAATTTGCTCCAAGTTGATGGAAAGATTAATCTTGGAAAGTGATGGTAtccaattaaaaaaaatattcaaatcaTTCGATGGGTTCTTCTATAACATCAGTTgtcaaaaatattcatcTCATGTCTTAGAAACTTTACTAGTTCGAAGTACAGCATTAGTGGAGAAAGAGTTATTGACACCTTCTTTTGAAATTGAACAGGATACTGGTGCAGACCAAGCTGTTTTTGCACCTATGGAAAGTATGTTCTTATTTATGTTAAATGAATTGAAaccaaaaatgaaagaaatGATTTCACATCAATACGCTTCTCATGTTTTCAGATTAATTGTCCTAATCTTGTCCTCCAAAAAGCTACCATCTTCAACAATGGCCAATTCTACATTGCGTTccaaaaaatcaaaaatagcTCGTAAAATGATTGATCTAAAGGACAATGATGATTTTAACAAGACTTATCAAACACCAGATTCATTTAAATTGGAATTGAAggaaatatttcaaaaattatattttgattttactAGTAAAGACAATTCAGTCACCAGTACTAATATAACTAAATTTAGGGAATTGTGTGTCGATAAAATTGCCTCTCCAGTCATTCaattaattattcaaaCCGAGGGTATCTTTGATAGAGACCGTAAGTTTtggtttttaattttttctaaatctcCAGAAAAAGATCCCAAAGAAGAATCTTTTACGGAATATTTATTGTCCGATGCTGTAGGTAGTCATTTCTTACAAAACTGTATCAGTTTTACCAAGCCAAAATATGCAACTAGATTATACAATTTGTACATGAAGGATAGAGTTGTAAAACTAAGCAAAAGAGATACCACTGGTGCCTATGTAATACAAAGTTGTTTGCAAAACCTAGGTGATTCACAAgttaaagaaattttagGCCAAATTGTACCTGAGTTGagtataattttaaattctaATATAGATTTTGGTATCGAGGTTATAAACGCCTCAGTTAAGGAGGGTGATTTCATGAAACCTGAAATTGTTTCccaattgataaaaaaatattatccatctaataacaacaaagatGAAGATAACGGCAACAACATTTTGGAAAGCTGCTTGCTTTTGAATTCAAGTACTTTGGGTAACACAAAGGATGATTGGCCTACTGCtgaagaaagaagaagatctatttttttggaaaaattgaTTGATTATGACgatacttttttaaatattacaatAGAAAGCATGTTGAAACTACCAAAGGAACGTTTTTTACAAATGTGTTATCATGGAGTTTTTTCTCATGTGGTTGAATCAATATTACAAGTGAAAAGAGTGGACACTCTAAAGAGGAAattacttttaaatatattgtgTACCGATATCGTTGGGTTATCATGTAATGCATATGGGTCTCATATTGTTGATAAATTATGGGAGTTTACGTCAAAGCTTACATTATACAAAGAACGGATTGCTAAAAGTTTAGACGAAGAATCTCCAAAGATTAAGAACAGTGGGTATGGTAAAAAAGTTTGGAAAAACTGGAACATGGAAACATATGTTCGTAAAAACTGGGATTGGAAGAGAATTATTAGGGAACATGACTTGGAAGTATTTCCTGATTCCAAGCCATTACAACCTAAACGTAAATTTAGCAAGGATGTGAATGGGGATTCCAAGCGTACTGATAACaagagaagaagaaaatga
- the LTV1 gene encoding ribosome biogenesis protein LTV1 (similar to Saccharomyces cerevisiae YKL143W | LTV1 | Low Temperature Viability) — translation MSSNNKFNNKSAKKFAIVHRPHDDPKYYDSEASQNILIPVENPNKAQKVYQNPLRKIKKTQQVTNWRVGEAALYGIGFDDSSYDYTQHLKPIGVDPEHSIFIAKDDQKQQTTNKNIEDLFVEPQYKSMSSANNTSVFDFGKAKPEYLEHQVEIADELRGFKPDMDPALREVLEALEDEAYVINDDIVVTEHIGKAKKDGNAPMEGEKEGEEFENSDELLGSDDDIFAELLGSGETNEMERQEILDEWDMDNYDEYGDQNIDLSKIDGNLSNFNEAVDWSADVSQFKREQKILNKNEVTKINDDLESQNDFVEDEEEDQLGDLPTFKGNTKSQKKKQRRKKGAMSDSTGFSMSSSALARTEVMTVLDDKYDQIIDGYENYEDELEETADEIQEFDMKMERPDLESLVDEFLDTYELESGGRKLVKKNREKDILVEAADSVSKGKVSIKRNKLRQKNSGDVTGITTGLSSLKF, via the coding sequence ATGTCCAGCAATAACAAGTTCAATAACAAATCAGCCAAAAAGTTTGCCATTGTTCATAGACCACATGACGATCCTAAATACTATGATTCTGAAGCGtctcaaaatattttaattccaGTAGAAAATCCAAATAAAGCACAGAAGGTGTATCAAAACCCTTTaagaaaaatcaaaaagaCACAACAGGTCACGAATTGGCGTGTAGGTGAAGCTGCTTTATATGGTATTGGATTTGATGATTCTAGTTATGATTATACCCAGCATTTGAAACCGATTGGTGTGGACCCAGAgcattctatttttattgcaAAAGATGaccaaaaacaacaaactaccaataaaaacattgaaGATTTATTTGTCGAACCCCAATATAAAAGTATGTCAAGTGCTAATAATACTTCAGTTTTTGATTTTGGTAAGGCCAAACCTGAATATTTGGAGCATCAGGTAGAAATAGCTGATGAGTTACGCGGGTTTAAACCTGACATGGATCCTGCTTTGAGAGAGGTTCTAGAGGCTTTGGAAGATGAGGCATACGTCATAAACGATGATATTGTAGTTACCGAACACATAGGGAAGGCCAAAAAGGATGGGAATGCTCCAATGGAGGGAGAAAAGGAAGGTgaagaatttgaaaacaGTGATGAACTGTTGGGTAGCGACGATGATATTTTTGCAGAGTTATTAGGTAGCGGTGAAACTAATGAGATGGAGCGTCAAGAAATATTAGATGAATGGGATATGGATAATTACGATGAGTACGGCGATCAAAATATAGATCTAAGTAAAATAGATGGCAACTTAAGCAATTTCAATGAGGCAGTTGATTGGAGTGCCGATGTGAGTCAATTTAAAAgagaacaaaaaatattgaacaAAAACGAAGTTACCAAGATAAATGATGATTTAGAATCACAAAATGATTTCGTGGAggatgaagaagaggatCAATTAGGTGACTTACCGACATTTAAAGGTAACACTAAGTCacaaaagaagaaacaaCGTAGAAAGAAGGGTGCCATGTCAGATAGTACTGGATTTTCAATGAGTTCCAGTGCTTTAGCAAGAACAGAAGTCATGACCGTATTGGATGATAAATATGACCAAATAATAGATGGATATGAGAATTATGAAGACGAATTAGAAGAAACAGCTGATGAGATACAAGAGTTTGACATGAAGATGGAACGTCCTGATTTAGAATCTCTAGTAGATGAATTTTTGGATACTTATGAACTAGAAAGTGGTGGTAGAAAATTAGTGAAAAAGAACCGAGAAAAGGATATATTAGTGGAAGCTGCTGATTCTGTCAGTAAGGGCAAAGTTTCCATAAAGAGAAACAAACTAAGACAAAAGAATAGTGGTGATGTTACTGGGATTACTACGGGATTAAGCAGTTTGAAGTTCTGA
- the RPT1 gene encoding proteasome regulatory particle base subunit RPT1 (similar to Saccharomyces cerevisiae YKL145W | RPT1 | Regulatory Particle Triple-A protein or Regulatory Particle Triphosphatase), with protein MAPREDWEKVKAPLAEEEDLTKDDKVTPLSEGDIQVLKTYAAAPYADKLKSISDDIKDIEKRIKEKSGVKESDTGLAPSHLWDIMGDSKRLSEEHPLQVARCTKIIKANSENSADNNNNTTANANNDHNEEDLPIGMDEEDEDDDEDAKYVINLKQIAKFVVGLGERVSPTDIEEGMRVGVDRTRYHIELPLPPRIDPSVTMMTVEEKPDVTYTDVGGCKEQIEKLREVVELPLLSPERFATLGIDPPKGILLYGPPGTGKTLCARAVANRTDATFIRVIGSELVQKYVGEGARMVRELFEMARTKKACIIFFDEVDAIGGARFDDGAGGDNEVQRTMLELITQLDGFDPRGNIKVMFATNRPNTLDPALLRPGRIDRKVEFSLPDLEGRANIFRIHTKSMSVERGIRWELISRLCPNSTGAELRSVCTEAGMFAIRARRKVATEKDFLKAVDKVINGYKKFSSTSRYMQYN; from the coding sequence atgGCACCAAGAGAAGATTGGGAGAAGGTTAAAGCACCACTtgcagaagaagaagatttaACGAAGGATGATAAAGTAACGCCATTGAGCGAAGGTGATAttcaagttttaaaaacatatgCAGCAGCACCATATGCtgacaaattaaaaagtatCTCAGATGATATAAAggatattgaaaaaagaattaaagaaaaatcagGGGTTAAGGAAAGTGATACTGGTTTAGCGCCTTCCCATTTGTGGGATATTATGGGTGACTCAAAAAGATTAAGTGAAGAACACCCCTTACAAGTAGCACGTTGCaccaaaattattaaagcCAATTCAGAAAATAGCgctgataataataacaacaccACTGCCAATGCTAATAATGACCACAATGAGGAGGATCTTCCAATAGGTATGGacgaagaagatgaagatgatgacgaAGATGCTAAATATGTAATTAACTTGAAACAAATTGCCaaatttgttgttggttTGGGCGAACGTGTTTCTCCCACAGATATCGAAGAAGGTATGAGAGTTGGTGTTGATAGGACCAGATACCATATTGAACTACCCTTACCACCCAGAATTGATCCAAGTGTCACTATGATGACTGTTGAGGAAAAACCGGATGTGACTTATACAGACGTAGGAGGATGTAAGGAACAAATCGAAAAATTAAGAGAGGTTGTTGAATTGCCATTACTATCCCCTGAAAGATTTGCCACGTTGGGTATTGACCCACCTAAGGGTATTTTACTATATGGACCACCAGGAACCGGTAAAACCCTATGTGCCAGAGCGGTTGCCAATAGAACCGATGCTACCTTTATTAGAGTTATTGGTTCTGAATTGGTTCAAAAATACGTTGGTGAAGGTGCAAGAATGGTTAGAGAATTGTTTGAGATGGCGCGTACTAAGAAGGCCtgtattatatttttcgaTGAGGTTGATGCCATTGGTGGTGCTCGTTTTGATGATGGCGCAGGTGGTGATAATGAGGTTCAAAGAACCATGTTGGAATTAATTACACAATTGGATGGTTTTGATCCTCGTGGGAACATTAAAGTTATGTTTGCTACCAACAGACCAAATACACTAGATCCTGCGTTATTAAGACCAGGTAGAATAGATCGTAAAGTAGAATTTTCACTACCTGACTTGGAGGGTCGtgctaatatttttaggaTCCATACGAAGTCCATGAGCGTAGAACGTGGTATTAGATGGGAATTGATTTCTAGATTATGTCCTAACTCAACAGGTGCTGAACTAAGATCTGTTTGCACTGAGGCTGGTATGTTTGCCATCAGAGCTAGAAGGAAAGTTGCTACTGAAAAAGACTTTTTGAAGGCTGTGGATAAAGTTATTAACGGTTACAAGAAATTTAGTTCTACTTCACGTTATATGCAATATAATTAG
- the RPC25 gene encoding DNA-directed RNA polymerase III subunit RPC25 (similar to Saccharomyces cerevisiae YKL144C | RPC25 | RNA Polymerase C), with amino-acid sequence MFILTKISDLVRIPPDQFHRKVKSAILHELNNKYSNKIIPRVGLAITVYDLLECDDGQLKPGDGGSYINVVFRCLVFKPFVGEILTGWITNCTAEGIKVSLRGVFDDIFIPEKMLFEGTRYSPDDDAWIWAMDEETKLYFDVNEMIRFRVEQEVFVDVKPKSPKERELEERIKEEQKQKEEEDGKENNTPYIEKKPPAYALLGSCQTDGMGLVSWWE; translated from the coding sequence atgtttattttaacaaaaatatcagaTTTAGTTAGAATTCCACCCGATCAATTTCACAGAAAAGTCAAATCTGCCATATTACatgaattaaataataaatatagtaaTAAGATCATACCTAGAGTTGGTTTAGCAATAACAGTGTACGATTTACTAGAGTGTGATGATGGTCAATTAAAACCAGGTGATGGTGGGTCCTATATTAATGTTGTTTTTAGATGTTTGGTATTCAAACCATTTGTTGGTGAAATTCTAACGGGTTGGATCACAAATTGCACTGCCGAAGGAATTAAAGTTTCTTTACGGGGTGTCTTTGATGACATTTTTATTCCtgaaaaaatgttatttgAAGGAACACGTTATTCTCCAGATGATGACGCTTGGATTTGGGCAATGGATGAAGAAACAAAACTGTATTTTGATGTTAATGAAATGATTAGGTTTAGAGTTGAACAAGAAGTTTTTGTAGATGTAAAACCCAAATCGCCCAAAGAGAGAGAATTGGAAGAAAGGataaaagaagaacaaaagcaaaaggaagaagaggatgggaaagaaaataatacaccttatatagaaaaaaagcCACCAGCTTATGCATTATTGGGCAGTTGCCAGACAGACGGTATGGGGTTAGTATCTTGGTGGGAATGA